TTTTATCGTCCTTTATCAAATTTATTCTTTGTTCGAGTTTTATTTTTTCGCTGTTTAATTGCACAAGCGCTGCATATGAAAGTATAAACATCAGTAGAAAGATTATTGTTGAAACTAAAAAGAGCATCCTGCCACCCCCTATACTTCGATATTTATTATTTTTCTAATGAACAAAAGCCCAATGAATTCACTAATAATAGATGCAATTATCATAAATATTCCTATCCTTGTAGTGAACAAAAGCATTATATATTCCTTATTAAATGCATATATTACAAGACCTAAGAATACAGGCATTAAGCCTATAATAAGCCCTGAAAGTTTGCCCTGTGCCGTAAGAGTTTTTAATTCGTTTTTTATCTTTTGCCTTTCTCTTATGGTTTCAGATATATTATCAAGTATCTCCGAAAGATTCCCTCCAATGTCCTTTTGAATTAAAAGAGCGTTTATTAATAAATTTAAATCCTCTGAAACAACTCTCTGCTGAAGGCTTCTAAAAGCTTCTTCTTCTGGCATACCAAGGCTCATCTCCTTTAAAAGCCTTTTAAATTCCTTTCCAAGAGGTTCCTTTATCTGCTCGCTTACTACAGATAATGCTTGTAAAAATGAGTATCCTGCCTTTAGTGAATTTGAAATAATGACGATAGCTTCTGTTAATTGGCTGTCGAACATCTTAAATCTGTCGTTCTTTCGCTTTAATATGATTAGAGAAGGAATATTCCAAACTATAACCATAGTAAAGGATGACAAGAGCAAATCCCTTGTTATGCTGTAAATTAAAAACACAATAACAAATGTCGATAAAAGTTTAATAACTAAAAGCTCCTCAAATGTCAAGGGAACGTCTGCCCTTATAAGTTCAAGCTCAGTTTTTCTAATATTCTTCTTGTTAAATTTAAAATCAGGGACCAAATTGGAAAGAATTTTAATTAAGCTTATCCTTTCCTTCTTTAGGCTCTTTTTTTCCTCAACAAAGTCTTCTTCGAAATATTTCAATTTATCTATAGGCTTTTGCCTTCCGTATATAATAATCAAAATTGCAGCTGTCAATAAAAACACCGCAAGAAAAACGATAAAAAGTATAATTGCCATATAATCACTTCCAATTACTGAAATATTTCAGATGGGATTATAATTCCCTTTTCCTTAAGTTTTTGCATAAACTTTGGCATAACTCCTGTAAAAATAAATTCTCCCTTTACCTTGCCCTTATTATCAAGTCCTCTTTGTTCATACCTGAATATATCCTGAAGTATTATTACATCGCCTTCCATACCCTGAACTTCTGTTATATGGGTAATTTTTCTACTCCCGTCCATGAGTCTTGACTGCTGAATTATTAAATCTATAGCAGATGCAATCTGGTCTCTAATTGCCTTTACAGGTAGATTCATACCCGACATCAAAACCATTGTCTCAAGTCTTGATAGCATATCCCTAGGCGAATTGGCATGACCTGTGGTTAGCGAGCCATCGTGGCCTGTATTCATTGCCTGAAGCATATCGAGCGCCTCACCGCTTCTTACTTCACCGACTACTATTCTGTCCGGCCTCATTCTAAGGCTGTTTTTCACAAGATCTCTTATTGTTATCTCACCTTTACCTTCAAGATTAGCCGGCCTTGTTTCCAGCCTTACAACATGCTCCTGCGATAGCTGCAATTCTGCTGCATCTTCTATCGTTATAATTCTTTCCTCGTTTGGAATAAAAGATGATAAAACGTTCAAAGTAGTCGTCTTACCACTTCCTGTTCCACCTGATACAACAATATTCAGCCTTCCCTGAACGCAGGACTTCAAAAACTCTGCCATTTTAGATGTCATTGTCCCAAAACTTATTAAATCATCAACTGTAAAAGGATCCTCCGAAAATTTTCTGATTGTAATGGACGGCCCATCTATTGCAAGAGGGGGAATTATGGCATTAACTCTTGAACCATTCGGTAATCTTGCATCAACCATAGGAGAACTTTCATCTATTCTTCTTCCTAAGGGGGAAACGATTTTTTTGATTACGTGCATAACGTGATCATCATTTTTAAATTTTGCATCGGTTAAAGTTAGTTTACCGTGCCTTTCAACATATATTTTTGATGGGCCATTTACCATTATTTCAGTAACGGAGCTGTCCTTTAAGAAAGGTGTAATTGGACCAAAGCCAATTATCTCATCTATTAATTCTTCCCTAATCTTTTTCTTTTGGTTATTAGTTAAGTTTAGCGATTCCTCTTCTATATGCTTAGTTAAAATTGAATTAATCTTTTGTATTAATTCTTCATTTTGTTCTGATATTTCCTTAAAATCTATATCAAGTTCCTCAATTACCTTATTTTGAATCTTTGTTTTTAATTCTAAATATGGGTCGATTTCCTTTTCATTTTTGTTCTGCTTCTTATCTATGTTTATTGCTTCTAATCTTTTAATTAAAGACATTGAAATCCCCCCTAAACCTCCAGCGTCTTACACAGTGTTTCAATTGCCTTTGCCAGTTTTGATTTTATCAGTTTATTGTTGTCCATAAACGGTTTTCCATTGTTTATAGATGGCAAAACTGTCTTCTCATCATCTGGAATGCTTGCAAATATATTTTCCTTAAATACATCTTCAACGTCTCCCTTGTTTATTCCATAGTCTGTGTTGAATCTGTTGATGACTATCTTTACTTTTTTATTATCATATCCTAACGATTTCATGACCGAAAGCCCAAGCTTTGTGTTTTTCAGCGAAATTATATCCATCGTCGAAATCAACAATATATAGTCTGAATTATCAAGAACGTATAATGTAGTGTCGTTAAAATTTATTCCAGTATCCACTATTATCAAATCGTAGTGCCTTTTAATGATTTTAAATATTTTCTCCACGCTATCCTTTCCAATATATTCAGCCGATTCTGGTTTTTTAGGAGCAAATAAAATATCAAGGTTCTCCTTGTAGCCGAATATATAGGGCTTTAAGCTGTTATAGGAATCAAGCTGTTCATCATCTATAGTATCAAGAATAGTCTTATGATTTGCTCCGTCAACCATTAGGGATACATCACCGAACATCAAATCCATGTCAATTAGAATAGTCTTCTTAGTCTTGCTAAACTCTACTGCGCTGTTAACAGCAAGGACTGTTTTCCCAACTCCGCCTTTTGAGCTAAAAAAAGTCACTATTTTTCCATCCCTAATCTCTTCCTCGACATTCAGTTTTGAAAGTATATCCTTATATCTTTCGTAGGTTACTTTAATTGTTTCGATAAGCGATTCATAGTTAAATGGTTTTATAATATATTCTTTAGCACCATAGAACATGGCTTTTTTTAGGTATTCGCTTTCTCCCTGAACTGACATAATGATTACAATTACATTTGGATATAATTTTGTAATCCTTTCTGTTGCTTCAAGCCCGTTTAAAACAGGCATGTTTATATCCATCAAAACAACATCCGGCTTAAGCTTAGGTATAAGCCTTAAAGTTTCTTCACCATCACAGGCTTCCCCTACTATTTCAAATTCATCCTCCAAAAGAAGAATCTTTTTAATTATGTCCCTTGTTTCCTTTATATCATCTGCAATTAATACTTTAATCTTCATGGTATCACTCCTATTCAAAGGCGACCGGAATTTTTATCACCATACCTGGAACGATTATGTTTTCATCCTTTATTTTGTTTATTTCCTTTAAAAGTGCATAATTATCAGGAACGCCATAGAATGCCCTGCTTATATTTCTCAATGTATCTCCCTTTTTTACCTTGTAGTAAATGTATTTGGTCTTTGTATTAGTGCTACTTGTTCCTGATGAGCCTTTTAATAGGTCGGAATCAATAGTTCCATTCGTATTTATAATCTTATCATCCTTAACAGACCTTAATGCAAGTTTTACAACTCCTATATCTCCTGCAAGGACTAATTTTTCAACATCGTTTGCTGGGACCTCCAATGTAACAAAAAAGTTTGTAGGAACCTTCCCATCGTCCTTTGGACTATTTTCCCTCGAAAGGTTTCTATCAACAGCTAATACCTTTACGTTTTGGAGTATCATCTTTGCTATCTCGGGCCTTATTAATTTATTAGCTTCCCTTTTTTCTTGTAAGAAAACAATCACATCAACATAATCTCCAGGTTTTATTAGATATGAAACTCCAGTATCACCTGTTACATTCATTGAAACTGCTCTTTTATTTTCATCTATCTGAAAACTTAACTCGTTTATATTTTCGCTCTGTAGTTTTTCCTTGATTATAATCTCATCCTTAACTATGTTTTCCTTTGCAAATTTTCCAACAATATGAGAATAGTCCGTGATGAAACTATCTAAAAGAGCATCCTTAGATATTTCAACTTCCTTTAGCATGTCTTTTTGAATCACTGTTCCTTTTGGAATCGAAACCTGTGCAGCAATTATATTTACCATTTCTTCTTTCTTGTTGTTCTTTAGAGAGTTTAGGTAATAATATACTGAAGCTGTTGCCATAATAGATAGGATAAAGGATACTATAATCAGTTTTTTTGCTATTCCCTTCATACTAACACCTACCTTGTAAGTTTTGCACCATAAAGCCCTGTATCATTAAGACTCAAATCTATTTCAGCCCTATCTACATATCTTATAAACCTTCCTGTGATTTCTGCCTTACCTGATTTTTTATAAACATCCTCAACATAGAATTTTGCAAAACCAACCACCTGGACCTTCTTTCTTCCATCAACCTCAAGGGTATTAACAAGTGGCAATGTCCAAATCCTAATTGAGTCCCTGGTAAAATTTTGGAATGTGCTTTGTTCTGAATTTATTAAATTCCTAAGTTCATTTACAACCCCAGCCATATTACCAGGTTCTGTATCTATCCAATCTCCAACGCTTATCTTTCCGTTATATCCATATAGTGCATTATTCCTAAAAACTGCTGCTCCTTGTCCCCCCATTGCTAAAACTCCATAATTTCCGTGATATCCATCCCCAGCATCTTCCTTTAAAACTACTAAGTCTCCATAGTGATAATCATAAGCTACAACTGCAAATGGTCTTATTCCGCCATTTACAGACCTTGCTGGTCCAATTATTGCCTTTGATTTTGCATTAACAATGCTTTTATTTATTCCCATAATTTGTGCAAAGAAGTGCTTTACTTCTTTTTGAGAGCGTATCTCAATGCTTTTGTTGTTTTCAGCAATTAATATTTCAGATTTTCCAACTTCTGCACCGTTTTTTTCAAGATATTCCATTGCAATTTCATAAGCACTTTGAGGGTTAGTAGGAAGTTCTAGTGCTGCAGATAATGCCGCTGCGTCAACAGCATTCTCAAGTTTAATTTTTTCTCCATAAATTATCCCAATATCTATAACATAGGCTGAAAATCCCAAAAGTGCTGTCATTCCTATTGCAACTAGTATCGCTGCGTTTCCCTTTCTTTTCATACCATCACCCTCATTCAACCCTCATTGATGTTTCAGCTTTGAGCTCAATATTGTTGCCCAATAGATTGCTAATTACAGGGACAATTAATTCATAGTCATAGATTACTTTAACGTTTATAGTATCGCCTGATTTTCTACTGCCTTCACCAGGCGTTATTTCTATTCCAAGCTTAGAGTCATCCAGATTTGGTGATATGTTGCGAACTATCTGAATTATCTCGCTGTCGTTAGCACCCATAATTCCATATCTTGCCCCTTCCCTTGAGGCGTTTTGTATTGTTAAATAGGAATTGAGCATCATACCAAATTCTATAATTCCAGCTATTATAAATATCAAAATTGGAAGTATAATTGCAAATTCAACTAAAGCCTGGCCTTTATTTTTCATATTAACCGCCTCTGTTTCCACGCAAATAATTAATTTTTCATTATAAGCTTGTTTAAAAAAAGATATGCAAACTATTTCGCGTTTGCATATCTTTGAAAGTTAATCATGCTCTTATAGGTTTCCATTTATGCCCTCAAACAAAGTCTTTAGTTTAGGTCCCAAAAGAATCAATCCTGCAATAGCTACAACAGCTACCAGCGCGATTATTAACCCATATTCCACCATACCTTGTCCCTTTTGCTTTTTATTTAGAGCCATGAAGGTAAGCAAACTTCTTAGCATAATTTATACCCCCTTATATTTATTCTTAAATTTGTCTACCTTTTGTTAATTCTATTATATTAAGGTTATGAATCTAAAAATAGATTATGAAGGTCCTAACCTTTAGGTAATTTGGTCGCAAAAAAATAGGGACTAAAGTCCCTAAAACTTGAAATGACCTTCAATATCGTTCTGCAGCGCCAATATCGCCGCCTGAACCCTATCGTGAACGTTTAGCTTTAAAAATATACTTGTTGC
This Caloramator mitchellensis DNA region includes the following protein-coding sequences:
- a CDS encoding type II secretion system F family protein translates to MAIILFIVFLAVFLLTAAILIIIYGRQKPIDKLKYFEEDFVEEKKSLKKERISLIKILSNLVPDFKFNKKNIRKTELELIRADVPLTFEELLVIKLLSTFVIVFLIYSITRDLLLSSFTMVIVWNIPSLIILKRKNDRFKMFDSQLTEAIVIISNSLKAGYSFLQALSVVSEQIKEPLGKEFKRLLKEMSLGMPEEEAFRSLQQRVVSEDLNLLINALLIQKDIGGNLSEILDNISETIRERQKIKNELKTLTAQGKLSGLIIGLMPVFLGLVIYAFNKEYIMLLFTTRIGIFMIIASIISEFIGLLFIRKIINIEV
- a CDS encoding CpaF family protein yields the protein MSLIKRLEAINIDKKQNKNEKEIDPYLELKTKIQNKVIEELDIDFKEISEQNEELIQKINSILTKHIEEESLNLTNNQKKKIREELIDEIIGFGPITPFLKDSSVTEIMVNGPSKIYVERHGKLTLTDAKFKNDDHVMHVIKKIVSPLGRRIDESSPMVDARLPNGSRVNAIIPPLAIDGPSITIRKFSEDPFTVDDLISFGTMTSKMAEFLKSCVQGRLNIVVSGGTGSGKTTTLNVLSSFIPNEERIITIEDAAELQLSQEHVVRLETRPANLEGKGEITIRDLVKNSLRMRPDRIVVGEVRSGEALDMLQAMNTGHDGSLTTGHANSPRDMLSRLETMVLMSGMNLPVKAIRDQIASAIDLIIQQSRLMDGSRKITHITEVQGMEGDVIILQDIFRYEQRGLDNKGKVKGEFIFTGVMPKFMQKLKEKGIIIPSEIFQ
- a CDS encoding AAA family ATPase; this translates as MKIKVLIADDIKETRDIIKKILLLEDEFEIVGEACDGEETLRLIPKLKPDVVLMDINMPVLNGLEATERITKLYPNVIVIIMSVQGESEYLKKAMFYGAKEYIIKPFNYESLIETIKVTYERYKDILSKLNVEEEIRDGKIVTFFSSKGGVGKTVLAVNSAVEFSKTKKTILIDMDLMFGDVSLMVDGANHKTILDTIDDEQLDSYNSLKPYIFGYKENLDILFAPKKPESAEYIGKDSVEKIFKIIKRHYDLIIVDTGINFNDTTLYVLDNSDYILLISTMDIISLKNTKLGLSVMKSLGYDNKKVKIVINRFNTDYGINKGDVEDVFKENIFASIPDDEKTVLPSINNGKPFMDNNKLIKSKLAKAIETLCKTLEV
- the cpaB gene encoding Flp pilus assembly protein CpaB; this translates as MKGIAKKLIIVSFILSIMATASVYYYLNSLKNNKKEEMVNIIAAQVSIPKGTVIQKDMLKEVEISKDALLDSFITDYSHIVGKFAKENIVKDEIIIKEKLQSENINELSFQIDENKRAVSMNVTGDTGVSYLIKPGDYVDVIVFLQEKREANKLIRPEIAKMILQNVKVLAVDRNLSRENSPKDDGKVPTNFFVTLEVPANDVEKLVLAGDIGVVKLALRSVKDDKIINTNGTIDSDLLKGSSGTSSTNTKTKYIYYKVKKGDTLRNISRAFYGVPDNYALLKEINKIKDENIIVPGMVIKIPVAFE
- a CDS encoding pilus assembly protein TadG-related protein, which produces MKRKGNAAILVAIGMTALLGFSAYVIDIGIIYGEKIKLENAVDAAALSAALELPTNPQSAYEIAMEYLEKNGAEVGKSEILIAENNKSIEIRSQKEVKHFFAQIMGINKSIVNAKSKAIIGPARSVNGGIRPFAVVAYDYHYGDLVVLKEDAGDGYHGNYGVLAMGGQGAAVFRNNALYGYNGKISVGDWIDTEPGNMAGVVNELRNLINSEQSTFQNFTRDSIRIWTLPLVNTLEVDGRKKVQVVGFAKFYVEDVYKKSGKAEITGRFIRYVDRAEIDLSLNDTGLYGAKLTR
- a CDS encoding TadE/TadG family type IV pilus assembly protein, with product MKNKGQALVEFAIILPILIFIIAGIIEFGMMLNSYLTIQNASREGARYGIMGANDSEIIQIVRNISPNLDDSKLGIEITPGEGSRKSGDTINVKVIYDYELIVPVISNLLGNNIELKAETSMRVE
- a CDS encoding Flp family type IVb pilin produces the protein MLRSLLTFMALNKKQKGQGMVEYGLIIALVAVVAIAGLILLGPKLKTLFEGINGNL